The following proteins are encoded in a genomic region of Pungitius pungitius chromosome 19, fPunPun2.1, whole genome shotgun sequence:
- the pdss1 gene encoding decaprenyl-diphosphate synthase subunit 1 has protein sequence MACPWLRQCRRWSTNCTGAGLLETLRHFNGRSVPFSAASLERTPRSPGPGSERQLSALQTAMQPKTFHSIRYLPRRSPRLLNATLQSCGCIRSAHTDVKLKDPFTLAQKDLTNLYDDIRKELFVSKEELKVLCDYYFDGKGKAIRPMIVVLMARALNAHSNRSGDLLPGQRTIAMIAEMIHTASLVHDDVIDGSDKRRGKRTINEVWGEKKAILAGDFILSTASMAMARIGDNTVVKVMSQIMEDLVRGEFMQLGSKENENERFKHYLEKTFKKTASLIANSCKAVCVQVNSDPKVHEIAYKYGENVGIAFQLVDDVLDFTSGASHLGKPSAVDLKLGLATGPVLFACQQFPELHSLIMRRFSSEGDIDRAWQYVLQSDGVQQTQYLAQRYCHEAIRQVSMLRPSEERDALIRLTEMVLTRDK, from the exons ATGGCGTGCCCGTGGCTCAGGCAGTGCAGGCGGTGGAGCACGAACTGTACGGGCGCCGGTCTATTGGAAACCTTGAGGCACTTCAACGGCCGGTCGGTGCCGTTCTCCGCGGCCTCTCTCGAGCGCACACCGCGGAGCCCCGGGCCGGGGAGCGAG AGGCAGCTATCAGCTTTACAGACTGCGATGcaaccaaaaacatttcactccATCAGATATCTACCCAg GCGCAGTCCGCGGCTGCTGAATGCGACCCTGCAGTCCTGCGGGTGCATACGTAGTGCGCACACCGACGTGAAGCTAAAGGACCCCTTCACGTTAGCGCAGAAAGATTTAACCAACTTATACGATGACATCAGAAAG GAGCTGTTTGTATCCAAAGAGGAGCTGAAGGTGCTGTGTGACTACTACTTTGATGGCAAGGGGAAGGCCATCCGACCGATGATCGTCGTCCTCATGGCTCGGGCGCTCAACGCCCACAGCAACAGATCCGG cgATCTGCTCCCGGGGCAGAGGACCATAGCCATGATCGCGGAAATGATCCACACCGCCAGCCTGGTGCACGACGACGTGATCGACGGGTCGGACAAACGACGGGGAAAGAGAACCATCAATGAggtgtggggggaaaaaaag GCCATCTTGGCCGGAGATTTCATCCTTTCGACGGCCTCCATGGCGATGGCTCGCATTGGGGACAACACAGTCGTGAAGGTGATGTCTCAGATCATGGAGGATCTGGTGCGAG GGGAGTTCATGCAGCTCGGCTCCAAGGAGAACGAGAACGAGCGATTCAAACACTACCTGGAGAAGACCTTCAAGAAGACGGCGAGTCTAATTGCAAACAGTTGTAAAGCA GTTTGCGTTCAGGTAAATTCTGATCCTAAAGTTCATGAAATAGCCTACAAATACGGCGAGAACGTTGGCATTGCATTTCAG CTGGTGGACGACGTCTTGGACTTCACATCAGGAGCCAGTCACCTGGGGAAGCCCTCGGCTGTGGACCTCAAACTGGGCTTGGCCACTGGGCCGGTCCTCTTTGCGTGTCAACAG tTCCCTGAGCTCCATTCATTGATCATGAGACGCTTCAGCTCTGAAGGAGACATCGATCGAGCCTGGCAGTACGTCCTTCAG AGTGACGGCGTGCAGCAGACCCAATACCTGGCCCAGCGCTACTGCCACGAAGCCATCCGGCAGGTCAGCATGCTGAGGCCGTCGGAGGAGCGGGACGCCCTCATCAGGCTCACAGAGATGGTGCTAACGAGGGACAAgtga
- the LOC119198650 gene encoding protein adenylyltransferase SelO-like isoform X2 yields the protein MYSQLSHFQIHLSASGDMWSPFKVMLIALVAASSFTPVCVLEFCSDSECHSHDATAPSSRPPPNAFKSRWNASASNLLRDLDRFTVSCKKLIEAFPIDEGEGNYARPVKNCIFSKSVPTPLKGPLRLAAASKEVIEDMLDLDVAVTRSDDFLHYASGGRLPPGSVPLAHRYGGHQFGSWAGQLGDGRAHSLGQYTNRKGEVWELQLKGSGKTPYSRSGDGRAVIRSSVREFLGSEAMHFLGVPTSRAASLIVSEEPVKRDQFYDGNVKTERGAVVLRLANSWFRIGSLEILSQSGEIDLLRQLLTFVIDEHFPSIHPDDPDRYLAFYSALVNETAHLIARWTSVGFAHGVCNTDNFSLLSVTLDYGPFGFVESYSPHFVPNTSDDEGRYAVGAQADAGLFNLGKLATALGPVLSEKQQSEARELLKGYVDIYHKRTHQLFKAKLGLLAEEEDDSYLIAFLLKMMEETRSDFTMTFRQLSEASFQQLLYRNFTQLWALQDLSSYKLFPDWLSMYQLRLLRQENDSDLERQQRMKNENPRYVLRNWMAESAISKAEKNDFSEAAEKAGYAERPPSWAKGLKVSCSS from the exons ATGTACTCACAATTGAGTCATTTTCAAATCCACCTCAGTGCTTCCGGGGACATGTGGAGCCCCTTCAAAGTGATGCTCATTGCTCTGGTAGCAGCATCCAGTTTCACACCCGTTTGTGTGCTGGAGTTCTGCAGCGACAGCGAGTGCCACAGTCACGACGCTACAGCGCCGAGCAGCCGGCCGCCCCCAAACGCTTTCAAGTCCAGGTGGAACGCAAGCGCTTCGAACCTCCTACGGGACCTGGACCGCTTCACAGTGTCCTGCAAGAAGCTaatag AAGCATTCCCAATCGATGAGGGCGAAGGGAACTACGCCCGCCCTGTAAAGAACTGCATATTCTCCAAATCCGTTCCAACTCCCCTGAAAGGCCCGTTGAGACTGGCAGCAGCCTCCAAG GAGGTCATCGAGGACATGCTAGACCTAGACGTGGCCGTGACCCGGTCGGATGACTTCTTGCACTACGCCAGCGGTGGCAGACTTCCACCAGGATCAGTGCCCCTGGCTCACAGATACGGAGGTCACCAG TTTGGCTCCTGGGCCGGTCAGCTGGGTGACGGCAGAGCACATTCTCTGGGTCAATATACCAACAG AAAAGGAGAAGTGTGGGAGCTGCAGCTTAAAGGCTCTGGGAAAACACCTTACTCAAG GTCGGGAGACGGTCGAGCCGTGATCCGCTCCTCCGTGAGGGAGTTCCTGGGAAGTGAAGCGATGCACTTCCTGGGTGTCCCGACCAGCAGGGCCGCCAG TCTGATTGTAAGTGAGGAGCCGGTTAAGAGGGATCAATTCTACGATGGCAACgtgaagacagagagag GAGCCGTCGTTCTCAGATTAGCCAACTCGTGGTTCCGGATTGGATCTTTGGAGATTTTGTCTCAAAGTGGAGAGATTGATCTACTGAG ACAGCTGTTGACCTTTGTGATCGACGAACATTTCCCTTCAATCCATCCCGATGACCCGGACAGGTATTTG GCGTTTTACTCCGCGCTCGTGAATGAAACCGCTCATCTCATCGCCCGCTGGACGTCGGTCGGGTTCGCCCACG GCGTGTGCAACACGGACAACTTCAGCCTCCTGTCCGTCACCCTGGACTATGGGCCGTTCGGCTTCGTGGAGTCCTACAGCCCCC ATTTTGTGCCGAACACCTCCGACGACGAGGGGCGATACGCCGTCGGCGCTCAagccgacgccgggctgttcaACCTGGGGAAGCTGGCGACGGCGCTCGGCCCCGTGCTGTCTGAAAAGCAGCAGAGCGA GGCTCGGGAGCTCTTAAAAGGATATGTTGATATTTATCATAAGAG GACCCATCAGCTATTTAAAGCTAAACTGGGGCTTCTTgcggaagaggaggatgacagCTACCTCATCGCCTTCCTGCTTAAG ATGATGGAGGAGACCCGCTCAGACTTCACCATGACCTTCAGGCAGCTCAGTGAAGCTTCATTCCAGCAGCTTCTCTACAGGAACTTCACGCAG ttGTGGGCTCTGCAGGACTTGTCGTCCTACAAGCTCTTCCCTGATTGGCTCAGCATGTACCAGCTCCGCCTCCTTAG acAAGAAAATGATAGTGATTTGGAACGTCAGCAGAGGATGAAAA ATGAGAATCCCAGATATGTGCTGAGGAACTGGATGGCTGAATCTGCTATAAGTAAAGCAGAGAAAAATGATTTCTCTGAG GCTGCAGAGAAGGCGGGCTACGCCGAAAGACCTCCATCGTGGGCAAAGGGGTTAAAGGTCAGCTGTTCCTCCTGA
- the LOC119198650 gene encoding protein adenylyltransferase SelO-like isoform X1 — MYSQLSHFQIHLSASGDMWSPFKVMLIALVAASSFTPVCVLEFCSDSECHSHDATAPSSRPPPNAFKSRWNASASNLLRDLDRFTVSCKKLIEAFPIDEGEGNYARPVKNCIFSKSVPTPLKGPLRLAAASKEVIEDMLDLDVAVTRSDDFLHYASGGRLPPGSVPLAHRYGGHQFGSWAGQLGDGRAHSLGQYTNRKGEVWELQLKGSGKTPYSRSGDGRAVIRSSVREFLGSEAMHFLGVPTSRAASLIVSEEPVKRDQFYDGNVKTERGAVVLRLANSWFRIGSLEILSQSGEIDLLRQLLTFVIDEHFPSIHPDDPDRYLAFYSALVNETAHLIARWTSVGFAHGVCNTDNFSLLSVTLDYGPFGFVESYSPHFVPNTSDDEGRYAVGAQADAGLFNLGKLATALGPVLSEKQQSEARELLKGYVDIYHKRTHQLFKAKLGLLAEEEDDSYLIAFLLKMMEETRSDFTMTFRQLSEASFQQLLYRNFTQLWALQDLSSYKLFPDWLSMYQLRLLRQENDSDLERQQRMKNENPRYVLRNWMAESAISKAEKNDFSEVELLHHVLSFPFITQKAAEKAGYAERPPSWAKGLKVSCSS, encoded by the exons ATGTACTCACAATTGAGTCATTTTCAAATCCACCTCAGTGCTTCCGGGGACATGTGGAGCCCCTTCAAAGTGATGCTCATTGCTCTGGTAGCAGCATCCAGTTTCACACCCGTTTGTGTGCTGGAGTTCTGCAGCGACAGCGAGTGCCACAGTCACGACGCTACAGCGCCGAGCAGCCGGCCGCCCCCAAACGCTTTCAAGTCCAGGTGGAACGCAAGCGCTTCGAACCTCCTACGGGACCTGGACCGCTTCACAGTGTCCTGCAAGAAGCTaatag AAGCATTCCCAATCGATGAGGGCGAAGGGAACTACGCCCGCCCTGTAAAGAACTGCATATTCTCCAAATCCGTTCCAACTCCCCTGAAAGGCCCGTTGAGACTGGCAGCAGCCTCCAAG GAGGTCATCGAGGACATGCTAGACCTAGACGTGGCCGTGACCCGGTCGGATGACTTCTTGCACTACGCCAGCGGTGGCAGACTTCCACCAGGATCAGTGCCCCTGGCTCACAGATACGGAGGTCACCAG TTTGGCTCCTGGGCCGGTCAGCTGGGTGACGGCAGAGCACATTCTCTGGGTCAATATACCAACAG AAAAGGAGAAGTGTGGGAGCTGCAGCTTAAAGGCTCTGGGAAAACACCTTACTCAAG GTCGGGAGACGGTCGAGCCGTGATCCGCTCCTCCGTGAGGGAGTTCCTGGGAAGTGAAGCGATGCACTTCCTGGGTGTCCCGACCAGCAGGGCCGCCAG TCTGATTGTAAGTGAGGAGCCGGTTAAGAGGGATCAATTCTACGATGGCAACgtgaagacagagagag GAGCCGTCGTTCTCAGATTAGCCAACTCGTGGTTCCGGATTGGATCTTTGGAGATTTTGTCTCAAAGTGGAGAGATTGATCTACTGAG ACAGCTGTTGACCTTTGTGATCGACGAACATTTCCCTTCAATCCATCCCGATGACCCGGACAGGTATTTG GCGTTTTACTCCGCGCTCGTGAATGAAACCGCTCATCTCATCGCCCGCTGGACGTCGGTCGGGTTCGCCCACG GCGTGTGCAACACGGACAACTTCAGCCTCCTGTCCGTCACCCTGGACTATGGGCCGTTCGGCTTCGTGGAGTCCTACAGCCCCC ATTTTGTGCCGAACACCTCCGACGACGAGGGGCGATACGCCGTCGGCGCTCAagccgacgccgggctgttcaACCTGGGGAAGCTGGCGACGGCGCTCGGCCCCGTGCTGTCTGAAAAGCAGCAGAGCGA GGCTCGGGAGCTCTTAAAAGGATATGTTGATATTTATCATAAGAG GACCCATCAGCTATTTAAAGCTAAACTGGGGCTTCTTgcggaagaggaggatgacagCTACCTCATCGCCTTCCTGCTTAAG ATGATGGAGGAGACCCGCTCAGACTTCACCATGACCTTCAGGCAGCTCAGTGAAGCTTCATTCCAGCAGCTTCTCTACAGGAACTTCACGCAG ttGTGGGCTCTGCAGGACTTGTCGTCCTACAAGCTCTTCCCTGATTGGCTCAGCATGTACCAGCTCCGCCTCCTTAG acAAGAAAATGATAGTGATTTGGAACGTCAGCAGAGGATGAAAA ATGAGAATCCCAGATATGTGCTGAGGAACTGGATGGCTGAATCTGCTATAAGTAAAGCAGAGAAAAATGATTTCTCTGAG GTGGAGCTGCTCCACCATGTTCTTTCATTTCCCTTCATTACACAAAAGGCTGCAGAGAAGGCGGGCTACGCCGAAAGACCTCCATCGTGGGCAAAGGGGTTAAAGGTCAGCTGTTCCTCCTGA
- the apbb1ip gene encoding amyloid beta A4 precursor protein-binding family B member 1-interacting protein isoform X1, protein MDDIDAMFSDLLGEMDLLTQSLGQETVPPAPPPSTKKEVNMSIGFTDLNGDETFQSLNELEDTDLDALMADLMADLSATEEKFAAQKEDPKASLPPPPPPEGLGPRPTSTLAYPTSPAGSYGGDVGTPASSGASPLPPPPPQAAKPTKEEIEAQMKAEKIKLALEKLKEAKVKKLVVKVRMNDGSSKTLMVDERQTVRDVLDNMFEKTHCDCNVDWSLCETNPELQLERAFEDHENLVEPLSAWTRDSENYVLFQERGEKYEVFKNPQNFYLWKKNRSDLKDMKDKDKELLIQENFCGTSTIVPDLEGVMHLKEDGKKSWKPRLFQLRASGIYYVPKGKTKSSRDLVCFVQFDNLNVYYGKDFKAKYKAPTDFGFLLKHPQIQKDSQYIKYLCCDDAWSMNLWVTGIRIAKYGPALYDNYKTAEKKAAVSSVWTNRSAPSGSDPSTPSPPTHAKSQANGHAARPQAGPPPQDFGPLPPPPVAEFLPPPPPPEAFLPPPPPPPPPLAAKSSPKPAASRRHLPNNFPPPPPAMDLLPPPPPPPKDDASEAPPDFLPPPPPAAGFGFPPPPQLNSPPLPPPPVSFRGANQSLPPPPPDPGFLPPPKPDFTGAGGGPPPPPPPPPPAAAVAPRPALGPPGSVKKRPPAPPKRTTAPAGGDFMSELAMAMNKKRAAP, encoded by the exons ATGGACGACATCGACGCCATGTTCAGCGACCTGCTGGGGGAGATGGACCTCCTCACTCAG agtCTCGGACAGGAAACGGTACCTCCTGCACCGCCCCCCAGCACCAAGAAGGAGGTCAACATGTCCATCGGCTTCACCGACCTGAACGGTGATGAAACATTCC AGTCCCTCAATGAGCTCGAGGACACCGACCTGGATGCGCTCATGGCAGACCTGATGGCTGACCTCAGCGCCACGGAGGAGAAATTCGCCGCCCAGAAAGAAGACCCCAAAGCGTCGctcccgcccccgcccccgcccgaGGGCCTCGGCCCCCGCCCGACCTCCACCCTCGCTTACCCGACGTCGCCGGCGGGCAGCTACGGCGGCGACGTCGGCACGCCGGCCTCCTCCGGCGCCTCGCCCCTGCCACCTCCGCCCCCTCAGGCCGCAAAACCTACCAAG GAGGAAATTGAGGCGCAGATGAAAGCAGAAAAAATCAAGCTGGCCCTCGAGAAGCTGAAGGAGGCTAAAGTGAAAAAG TTGGTGGTAAAAGTGCGGATGAACGACGGCAGCTCCAAGACTCTGATGGTGGACGAGAGGCAGACCGTCAGAGACGTTCTGGACAACATGTTCGAGAAGACTCACTGCGACTGCAACGTGGACTGGAGCCTGTGTGAGACCAACCCGGAGCTGCAACTGG AGCGGGCGTTTGAGGACCACGAGAACCTGGTGGAGCCCCTCTCGGCGTGGACGAGGGACAGCGAGAACTACGTCCTCTTTCAGGAGCGGGGGGAGAAGTACGAGGTTTTCAAAAACCCACAG AACTTCTACCTGTGGAAGAAGAACAGGAGCGACCTGAAAGACatgaaagacaaagacaaggaGTTGTTAATACAG GAGAACTTCTGCGGGACGTCCACCATCGTGCCAGATCTGGAGGGAGTGATGCACCTCAAAGAAGACGGCAAGAAGTCCTGGAAACCGCGACTCTTCCAGCTGAGGGCCTCTGGAATCTACTACGTGCCGAAGGGGAAAACCAAG TCGTCCCGCGACCTCGTCTGCTTCGTCCAGTTCGACAACCTGAATGTCTACTACGGCAAAGACTTCAAGGCCAAATACAAGGCCCCGACCGACTTCGGCTTCCTTCTGAAG CATCCTCAGATCCAGAAGGATTCCCAGTACATCAAGTACCTCTGCTGCGATGACGCCTGGTCCATGAACCTGTGGGTCACCGGAATACGCATCGCAAAG TACGGCCCGGCGCTGTACGACAACTACAAGACCGCAGAGAAGAAGGCCGCCGTCAGCTCCGTGTGGACCAACCGCAGCGCGCCGTCCGGCTCCGATCCGTCcacgccctccccccccacccacg caAAGAGCCAGGCCAACGGCCATGCTGCGAGGCCCCAGgcgggccccccccctcag GACTTTGGGCCCCTACCACCTCCACCTGTGGCAGAGTTCcttcccccgcctcctcctccggaggcattcctccctcctccacctcctccacctccccctctgGCTGCCAAGAGTTCTCCGAAGCCTGCCGCCTCCCGGCGCCACCTGCCGAACAACTTCCCTCCGCCTCCACCGGCGATggacctcctccctccacccccgcccccacccaaaGACGACGCCTCGGAGGCCCCGCCGGACTTCCTCCCGCCCCCTCCACCCGCTGCGGGCTTTGGATTTCCTCCTCCGCCACAGTTGAActcccccccgctgccgcctcCCCCTGTGAGCTTCAGGGGCGCAAACCAgtccctgcctcctcctccacccgatcCGGGGTTCTTACCTCCACCTAAGCCCGATTTcacgggggccggggggggccctccacctcctccaccgccaccgccccccgccgccgccgtcgcccCGAGGCCGGCTCTTGGGCCTCCTGGCTCGGTGAAGAAGAGGCCTCCTGCTCCGCCCAAGAGGACTACTGCGCCCGCGGGAGGGGACTTCATGTCGGAACTGGCGATGGCCATGAACAAGAAGCGCGCCGCTCCGTGA
- the apbb1ip gene encoding amyloid beta A4 precursor protein-binding family B member 1-interacting protein isoform X2 — translation MDDIDAMFSDLLGEMDLLTQSLGQETVPPAPPPSTKKEVNMSIGFTDLNESLNELEDTDLDALMADLMADLSATEEKFAAQKEDPKASLPPPPPPEGLGPRPTSTLAYPTSPAGSYGGDVGTPASSGASPLPPPPPQAAKPTKEEIEAQMKAEKIKLALEKLKEAKVKKLVVKVRMNDGSSKTLMVDERQTVRDVLDNMFEKTHCDCNVDWSLCETNPELQLERAFEDHENLVEPLSAWTRDSENYVLFQERGEKYEVFKNPQNFYLWKKNRSDLKDMKDKDKELLIQENFCGTSTIVPDLEGVMHLKEDGKKSWKPRLFQLRASGIYYVPKGKTKSSRDLVCFVQFDNLNVYYGKDFKAKYKAPTDFGFLLKHPQIQKDSQYIKYLCCDDAWSMNLWVTGIRIAKYGPALYDNYKTAEKKAAVSSVWTNRSAPSGSDPSTPSPPTHAKSQANGHAARPQAGPPPQDFGPLPPPPVAEFLPPPPPPEAFLPPPPPPPPPLAAKSSPKPAASRRHLPNNFPPPPPAMDLLPPPPPPPKDDASEAPPDFLPPPPPAAGFGFPPPPQLNSPPLPPPPVSFRGANQSLPPPPPDPGFLPPPKPDFTGAGGGPPPPPPPPPPAAAVAPRPALGPPGSVKKRPPAPPKRTTAPAGGDFMSELAMAMNKKRAAP, via the exons ATGGACGACATCGACGCCATGTTCAGCGACCTGCTGGGGGAGATGGACCTCCTCACTCAG agtCTCGGACAGGAAACGGTACCTCCTGCACCGCCCCCCAGCACCAAGAAGGAGGTCAACATGTCCATCGGCTTCACCGACCTGAACG AGTCCCTCAATGAGCTCGAGGACACCGACCTGGATGCGCTCATGGCAGACCTGATGGCTGACCTCAGCGCCACGGAGGAGAAATTCGCCGCCCAGAAAGAAGACCCCAAAGCGTCGctcccgcccccgcccccgcccgaGGGCCTCGGCCCCCGCCCGACCTCCACCCTCGCTTACCCGACGTCGCCGGCGGGCAGCTACGGCGGCGACGTCGGCACGCCGGCCTCCTCCGGCGCCTCGCCCCTGCCACCTCCGCCCCCTCAGGCCGCAAAACCTACCAAG GAGGAAATTGAGGCGCAGATGAAAGCAGAAAAAATCAAGCTGGCCCTCGAGAAGCTGAAGGAGGCTAAAGTGAAAAAG TTGGTGGTAAAAGTGCGGATGAACGACGGCAGCTCCAAGACTCTGATGGTGGACGAGAGGCAGACCGTCAGAGACGTTCTGGACAACATGTTCGAGAAGACTCACTGCGACTGCAACGTGGACTGGAGCCTGTGTGAGACCAACCCGGAGCTGCAACTGG AGCGGGCGTTTGAGGACCACGAGAACCTGGTGGAGCCCCTCTCGGCGTGGACGAGGGACAGCGAGAACTACGTCCTCTTTCAGGAGCGGGGGGAGAAGTACGAGGTTTTCAAAAACCCACAG AACTTCTACCTGTGGAAGAAGAACAGGAGCGACCTGAAAGACatgaaagacaaagacaaggaGTTGTTAATACAG GAGAACTTCTGCGGGACGTCCACCATCGTGCCAGATCTGGAGGGAGTGATGCACCTCAAAGAAGACGGCAAGAAGTCCTGGAAACCGCGACTCTTCCAGCTGAGGGCCTCTGGAATCTACTACGTGCCGAAGGGGAAAACCAAG TCGTCCCGCGACCTCGTCTGCTTCGTCCAGTTCGACAACCTGAATGTCTACTACGGCAAAGACTTCAAGGCCAAATACAAGGCCCCGACCGACTTCGGCTTCCTTCTGAAG CATCCTCAGATCCAGAAGGATTCCCAGTACATCAAGTACCTCTGCTGCGATGACGCCTGGTCCATGAACCTGTGGGTCACCGGAATACGCATCGCAAAG TACGGCCCGGCGCTGTACGACAACTACAAGACCGCAGAGAAGAAGGCCGCCGTCAGCTCCGTGTGGACCAACCGCAGCGCGCCGTCCGGCTCCGATCCGTCcacgccctccccccccacccacg caAAGAGCCAGGCCAACGGCCATGCTGCGAGGCCCCAGgcgggccccccccctcag GACTTTGGGCCCCTACCACCTCCACCTGTGGCAGAGTTCcttcccccgcctcctcctccggaggcattcctccctcctccacctcctccacctccccctctgGCTGCCAAGAGTTCTCCGAAGCCTGCCGCCTCCCGGCGCCACCTGCCGAACAACTTCCCTCCGCCTCCACCGGCGATggacctcctccctccacccccgcccccacccaaaGACGACGCCTCGGAGGCCCCGCCGGACTTCCTCCCGCCCCCTCCACCCGCTGCGGGCTTTGGATTTCCTCCTCCGCCACAGTTGAActcccccccgctgccgcctcCCCCTGTGAGCTTCAGGGGCGCAAACCAgtccctgcctcctcctccacccgatcCGGGGTTCTTACCTCCACCTAAGCCCGATTTcacgggggccggggggggccctccacctcctccaccgccaccgccccccgccgccgccgtcgcccCGAGGCCGGCTCTTGGGCCTCCTGGCTCGGTGAAGAAGAGGCCTCCTGCTCCGCCCAAGAGGACTACTGCGCCCGCGGGAGGGGACTTCATGTCGGAACTGGCGATGGCCATGAACAAGAAGCGCGCCGCTCCGTGA